One window from the genome of Thermoleophilaceae bacterium encodes:
- a CDS encoding MBL fold metallo-hydrolase, with protein MSTLHGAPARFEAGLRELAGGVHAWMQPNGSWGESNAGLVAGDGESLLVDTLWTPALTRRMLDAMAPLTAPAPIRTLVNTHSDGDHTWGNQELSGAEIVATEAAKEELGELTPGAMAAFRKLAGVLSAGRRLGVPGGAAGPYVQAMLRPFDFTDVRVTPPTRTFEGALALDVGGRRVELIQVGPGHTQGDLLVWVPDARVVFAADVMFVGITPVMWAGPVGRWIAALDRIEALDAAAVVPGHGPVCGLDEVRALRTWWTEIDEAAQLHFAEGRSPLQAAREIVAAGGDWTSWDGPERVVISVHTIYRHLSLDAGGVSPLQRIRIFAEVGALAAELG; from the coding sequence ATGAGCACGCTGCACGGCGCCCCGGCGCGGTTCGAGGCGGGCCTTCGCGAGCTGGCCGGCGGTGTGCACGCCTGGATGCAGCCCAACGGCTCGTGGGGCGAGTCCAACGCCGGCCTTGTGGCGGGCGACGGCGAGTCGCTGCTGGTGGACACCCTCTGGACCCCCGCCCTCACGCGGCGGATGCTCGACGCCATGGCCCCGCTCACCGCCCCCGCGCCCATCCGCACCCTCGTGAACACCCACTCCGACGGCGACCACACGTGGGGCAACCAGGAGCTCTCCGGGGCCGAGATCGTGGCCACGGAGGCGGCGAAGGAGGAGCTGGGCGAGCTCACTCCGGGCGCCATGGCAGCCTTCCGCAAGCTGGCCGGCGTGCTGTCGGCCGGGAGACGGCTGGGCGTGCCGGGCGGCGCCGCCGGCCCCTACGTGCAGGCGATGCTGCGCCCCTTCGACTTCACGGACGTGCGGGTCACTCCGCCCACCCGCACTTTCGAGGGCGCGCTGGCGCTCGACGTGGGCGGGCGGCGCGTGGAGCTGATCCAGGTCGGTCCGGGCCACACCCAGGGCGACCTCCTGGTGTGGGTGCCCGACGCGCGCGTGGTGTTCGCCGCCGACGTGATGTTCGTGGGCATCACACCGGTGATGTGGGCGGGCCCGGTGGGACGCTGGATCGCCGCGCTCGACCGCATCGAGGCGCTCGACGCCGCCGCCGTGGTGCCCGGCCACGGCCCCGTGTGCGGACTCGACGAGGTGCGCGCCCTGCGCACCTGGTGGACCGAGATCGACGAGGCCGCCCAGCTCCACTTCGCCGAGGGGCGCTCGCCGCTGCAGGCTGCCCGCGAGATCGTCGCCGCGGGCGGGGACTGGACGTCCTGGGACGGCCCGGAACGGGTCGTCATCTCCGTCCACACGATCTACCGCCACCTGTCGCTGGACGCCGGCGGCGTGAGCCCGCTGCAGCGGATCCGGATCTTCGCGGAGGTGGGCGCGCTGGCGGCCGAGCTGGGCTAG
- a CDS encoding M28 family peptidase has protein sequence MIEPLREIEKLAAFEGRGAGTDAERRAAEHLRGRLEELGRDAEVQPISVRPNWPVTHALHALLAILGSVLSVDTPVAGAAILAFVAVSAFGDLTGSFLLLRRLTGRRASQNVLSAEDGDKPGTLVLVAHYDTGRGGAVFSPRAAERRAVAGKLLRRTIGPFEPFFWSIVVVLACAVVRLFDIDALALTVVQFIFTVILIVSVPLLMDIALSGFVRGANDNASGVATVLRLAERYGGTLDHFDVWVLFTGAEKSLLLGMREWLARHRRELDRASTIFLDVNRVGHGTPRYTRKQGFVVAAAYHPALLELCEEIDEGRPVVSRGVSDAHLARMRGYPALSVSCLNAMDYALDRVDEDALERGYDFCCELVELVDERIGPDLAP, from the coding sequence TTGATCGAGCCCCTCCGCGAGATCGAGAAGCTCGCCGCGTTCGAGGGACGCGGCGCCGGGACCGACGCCGAACGGCGTGCGGCGGAGCACCTGCGCGGCCGGCTGGAGGAACTCGGGCGCGACGCCGAGGTCCAGCCGATCAGCGTTCGTCCCAACTGGCCCGTCACCCACGCGCTGCACGCGCTGCTCGCGATCCTCGGCAGCGTCCTGTCGGTCGACACGCCCGTGGCGGGCGCAGCCATCCTGGCGTTCGTCGCCGTCTCCGCCTTCGGCGACCTCACCGGCAGCTTCCTCCTGCTGCGTCGCCTCACCGGGCGCCGCGCCTCCCAGAACGTCCTATCGGCCGAGGACGGGGACAAGCCGGGCACGCTCGTGCTCGTCGCGCACTACGACACGGGGCGCGGGGGCGCCGTCTTCAGTCCGCGCGCCGCGGAGCGCCGAGCGGTGGCCGGCAAGCTCCTGCGCCGCACGATCGGCCCCTTCGAGCCTTTCTTCTGGTCGATCGTCGTCGTGCTGGCCTGCGCCGTGGTGCGCCTCTTCGACATCGACGCGCTCGCCCTCACGGTCGTCCAGTTCATCTTCACCGTCATCCTCATCGTGAGCGTGCCGCTGCTCATGGACATCGCCCTGTCGGGCTTCGTGCGCGGCGCCAACGACAACGCCTCGGGGGTGGCCACCGTGCTGCGCCTGGCCGAGCGCTACGGCGGGACGCTCGACCACTTCGACGTCTGGGTGCTGTTCACCGGCGCCGAGAAGTCGCTGTTGCTGGGAATGCGCGAGTGGCTGGCTCGCCACCGCCGCGAGCTGGACCGTGCGAGCACGATCTTCCTCGACGTCAACCGTGTGGGCCACGGCACTCCGCGCTACACGCGCAAGCAGGGCTTCGTGGTGGCCGCCGCCTACCACCCCGCGCTGCTGGAGCTGTGCGAGGAGATCGACGAGGGTCGACCGGTGGTCTCGCGCGGCGTCAGCGACGCCCACCTCGCCCGGATGCGCGGCTATCCGGCGCTCAGCGTCTCCTGCCTCAACGCCATGGACTACGCGCTGGACCGTGTGGACGAGGACGCGCTGGAGCGCGGGTACGACTTCTGCTGCGAGCTCGTCGAGCTCGTCGACGAGCGAATCGGCCCGGACCTGGCCCCATGA
- a CDS encoding NYN domain-containing protein produces MHWLVDGMNVIGSRPDGWWRDRDGAVQRLVGELASLVERSGDAVAVVFDGRPVKLEDPGRVDVRFATRSGRDAADDDIAALAQAGLTVVTSDAGLAERVRAAGADVVGAGTFRARHLG; encoded by the coding sequence ATGCACTGGCTCGTCGACGGCATGAACGTGATCGGCTCACGCCCCGACGGCTGGTGGCGTGACCGGGACGGCGCCGTGCAGCGGCTCGTCGGGGAGCTGGCCTCGCTGGTCGAACGGTCGGGCGATGCAGTGGCGGTCGTCTTCGACGGCCGGCCTGTGAAGCTCGAGGATCCCGGGCGGGTGGACGTCCGCTTCGCCACCCGCAGTGGCCGCGACGCGGCCGACGACGACATCGCCGCGCTCGCGCAGGCGGGGCTCACCGTCGTCACCTCGGACGCCGGCCTGGCGGAGCGCGTACGCGCCGCCGGGGCGGACGTCGTGGGCGCGGGCACCTTCCGCGCGCGGCACCTCGGGTAG
- a CDS encoding QsdR family transcriptional regulator — protein MPADPALVPRRGRPAAATRDEVLATALGHYLRGRRVDVQAISAQLGVGRTTIYRWFGSREGLLGEVLFHAAEPLLDAARARARGRGGRALLETFDRFNRSLADAPALRVFVERERAAALRVITSGAGYLQPHMVERIVGMIEDEARAGHYDPPVEPATLGYAIVRLAEAFLFNDAAAGMRGDVDRLRAVEAAILGVRDG, from the coding sequence ATGCCCGCCGACCCGGCACTCGTCCCCCGTCGCGGCCGCCCGGCCGCGGCCACGCGCGACGAGGTCCTCGCCACAGCGCTGGGCCACTACCTGCGCGGGCGCCGCGTCGACGTCCAGGCGATATCGGCCCAGCTCGGCGTCGGGCGCACCACGATCTACCGCTGGTTCGGCTCCCGCGAGGGGCTGCTCGGCGAGGTGCTCTTCCACGCCGCCGAGCCGCTGCTCGACGCGGCTCGTGCTCGAGCCCGTGGGCGCGGCGGCCGTGCGCTGCTCGAGACCTTCGACCGCTTCAACCGCAGCCTCGCAGACGCGCCCGCGCTCCGGGTGTTCGTCGAGCGCGAACGCGCCGCCGCGCTGCGCGTGATCACGTCCGGAGCGGGCTACCTGCAGCCGCACATGGTCGAGCGCATCGTCGGAATGATCGAGGACGAGGCCCGCGCCGGCCACTACGACCCGCCGGTCGAGCCGGCCACGCTGGGCTACGCGATCGTGCGCCTGGCCGAGGCCTTCCTCTTCAACGACGCCGCGGCCGGCATGCGCGGCGACGTGGACCGGCTGCGCGCCGTGGAGGCGGCGATCCTCGGGGTGAGGGACGGCTGA
- a CDS encoding alpha/beta hydrolase gives MSKTTFLAALAAGLVAASAAHAADATYDENANWLAGFGATTQHLTDAGEMSETAVGSLNNAVENAQDPDALNQGPYQLHQWPWNGDPDREPCGREALVPIAAEGCYAGRTQRVSFDNGAGLTLDGTVFHPDSDTLRDAEGRVPGVVISDGFQGNQKMYWWAAQGLAEAGYLVMTYDVSGQGHSQGSATGDAAAELHEAVDYFIGAERDWADELQAGNVGMAGHSMGAGAVQSVGNANRPEINAIVAWSDLGPGYTGDAPIQGQGADYDNWIFPPVPSEDGPDSEAKLDGFDAVRGRGVDVQEVVIESASHLAWSHVDGAWTSTWSEEVAAFYTLAWFDRYLGDDFPREGVSATERLVSNYEAREAPGHGLSRKYLSAYSIGADLCRDQRDREGC, from the coding sequence ATGAGCAAGACGACGTTCCTCGCCGCCCTCGCGGCCGGGCTGGTGGCGGCGTCCGCCGCTCACGCTGCCGACGCCACATATGACGAGAACGCCAACTGGCTCGCCGGCTTCGGAGCCACGACGCAGCACCTGACCGACGCCGGCGAGATGAGCGAGACGGCCGTCGGCTCGCTCAACAACGCGGTCGAGAACGCGCAGGACCCCGACGCCCTCAACCAGGGCCCCTACCAGCTGCACCAGTGGCCCTGGAACGGCGACCCCGACCGTGAGCCGTGCGGCCGCGAGGCGCTCGTTCCCATCGCTGCCGAGGGCTGCTACGCCGGCCGGACGCAGCGCGTGAGCTTCGACAACGGCGCCGGCCTGACGCTGGACGGGACCGTCTTCCATCCGGACTCCGACACGCTCCGCGACGCGGAGGGACGAGTGCCGGGAGTGGTCATCTCCGATGGTTTCCAGGGCAACCAGAAGATGTACTGGTGGGCGGCCCAGGGCCTCGCCGAGGCGGGCTATCTCGTCATGACATATGACGTCTCGGGCCAGGGCCACTCGCAGGGCAGCGCCACAGGGGACGCCGCGGCCGAGCTGCACGAGGCGGTGGACTACTTCATCGGCGCCGAGCGCGACTGGGCGGATGAGCTCCAGGCCGGCAACGTCGGGATGGCCGGCCACTCCATGGGCGCCGGTGCCGTGCAGAGCGTGGGCAACGCGAACCGCCCGGAGATCAACGCGATCGTGGCGTGGTCCGATCTCGGTCCGGGCTACACGGGCGACGCCCCGATCCAGGGCCAGGGTGCCGACTACGACAACTGGATCTTCCCGCCGGTGCCCTCGGAGGACGGTCCCGACTCCGAGGCCAAGCTCGACGGCTTCGATGCCGTCCGCGGACGCGGGGTCGACGTTCAGGAGGTCGTGATCGAGAGCGCGAGCCATCTCGCCTGGTCGCACGTGGACGGCGCCTGGACGTCGACCTGGAGCGAGGAGGTCGCGGCCTTCTACACCCTTGCTTGGTTCGACCGCTACCTCGGGGACGACTTCCCCCGCGAGGGCGTGAGCGCGACCGAGCGGCTCGTGTCCAACTACGAGGCGCGAGAGGCACCGGGTCACGGGCTGTCGCGCAAGTACCTCTCGGCCTACTCGATCGGGGCCGATCTGTGCCGGGACCAGAGGGACAGGGAGGGGTGCTGA
- a CDS encoding choice-of-anchor Q domain-containing protein, which translates to MRGRLVLIAAVAAALLAPAAAHGATFTVTKQTDTADGACDADCSLREAVIAANATTNHDVIVLPAGAHTLTIDGPGEDAAATGDLDLTRNVSFRGAGSGAGGTTVDAGPIADRAFHVLGPSGEGDFQDLRITGGDGSGGAIRNDDGDVQIRRVAFDANIGTIIGEDGGAIVNAGPGTFSTPEMVVSDSSFTGNQAGGAGGAIQNLDEGRLTVVGSRFSGNRAGPTGLGSGGAIDNQGHGRLVIQRSTFSGNVAVRGGVLVNHEDASATVSDSTLTGHVLTPGTQSTGGAIFLQNDAVLTVLRSVIADNVAEDEAGGIYAQNDTTLLLVDSSVSGNRTQSTSATSGGGALDLRNQVVAVIDSSTISGNTSTRGGGGINYESEHPLLISNSTISGNRADTNGGGIRALGRANIAIESSTIAGNSAGGSGGGLANDLSPSFGTAARGAFSIQDTIVSGNVAAAAGQQCSDSSGLGFGSQGNNLDSGSECGFNVAGDVQNGSAALGALADNGGATQTHALLSGSQAVDAGSGGCPPVDQRDVPRPQQGGCDIGAFELTPPGAPPPPPPATVQTVPGPVQVVTAPAAGDPRPPFAPVSLADGLRDVDTGSGRVLTLELSCAEQQLPACLFELSGRTGSIPVASDRRAGSSQRRPRRRAVQLPSRALAVPSGQSRRIRVSLPRAVALELRRRGRVSLRLVIAQVRPDGSTATTRRSLVLRMPARSARVSRTGRVRVEALFPAGAAPGETATVELRRGSGRLGAARVRATPGRMRTVTVRLSRSALTALRRSRRVVAEVHVTYRDAAGRARTDRRRLTLLAPR; encoded by the coding sequence GTGAGAGGAAGGCTCGTCCTCATCGCCGCCGTCGCCGCTGCGCTGCTCGCGCCGGCCGCCGCGCATGGCGCTACGTTCACCGTCACCAAGCAGACGGACACGGCCGACGGCGCCTGCGACGCCGACTGCTCTCTGCGCGAGGCCGTGATCGCCGCCAACGCCACGACCAACCACGACGTCATCGTGCTGCCGGCGGGCGCGCACACGCTCACGATCGACGGCCCCGGCGAGGACGCCGCCGCCACCGGCGACCTGGACCTCACAAGGAACGTGTCCTTCCGCGGGGCGGGCTCCGGCGCCGGCGGTACGACGGTGGACGCGGGGCCGATCGCCGATCGCGCCTTCCATGTGCTCGGCCCATCCGGCGAGGGCGACTTCCAGGACCTCCGCATCACCGGGGGCGACGGGAGCGGCGGCGCCATCCGCAACGACGACGGCGACGTGCAGATCCGCAGGGTGGCGTTCGACGCGAACATCGGCACGATCATCGGCGAAGACGGCGGCGCAATCGTGAACGCCGGCCCCGGCACCTTCAGCACCCCCGAGATGGTCGTGTCGGACAGCAGCTTCACCGGCAACCAGGCGGGCGGCGCCGGCGGCGCGATCCAGAACCTGGACGAGGGCCGCCTCACCGTGGTCGGCAGCCGCTTCAGCGGCAACCGGGCGGGGCCCACCGGGCTGGGGTCGGGCGGCGCGATCGACAACCAGGGTCACGGAAGGCTCGTGATCCAGCGCTCAACCTTCAGCGGCAACGTCGCCGTAAGGGGCGGTGTGCTCGTCAACCACGAAGACGCCTCCGCGACCGTTAGCGACAGCACGCTGACCGGGCACGTCCTGACACCCGGCACGCAGTCGACGGGCGGGGCGATCTTCCTCCAGAACGACGCCGTGCTTACGGTCTTGCGCTCGGTGATCGCGGACAACGTCGCCGAGGACGAGGCCGGCGGGATCTACGCGCAGAACGACACCACGCTTCTGCTCGTGGACAGCTCCGTGAGTGGCAACCGCACCCAGTCGACGTCTGCCACTTCCGGCGGCGGCGCACTCGACCTCCGCAACCAGGTCGTGGCGGTCATCGACTCGAGCACGATCAGCGGCAACACGTCCACGAGGGGCGGCGGCGGGATCAACTACGAGAGCGAGCACCCGCTGCTGATCTCCAACTCGACGATCAGCGGCAACCGCGCGGACACGAACGGCGGAGGCATTCGCGCGCTGGGCAGGGCGAACATCGCGATCGAGAGCAGCACGATCGCCGGGAACAGCGCGGGCGGGAGCGGCGGCGGCCTGGCGAATGATCTGAGCCCATCGTTCGGTACGGCTGCCCGCGGCGCCTTCAGCATCCAGGACACGATCGTGTCCGGGAACGTGGCGGCTGCCGCCGGCCAGCAGTGCTCGGACTCGAGCGGACTCGGGTTCGGATCGCAGGGCAACAACCTCGACTCGGGGAGTGAGTGCGGCTTCAATGTCGCCGGCGACGTCCAGAACGGGAGTGCGGCACTTGGGGCGCTCGCCGACAACGGCGGGGCGACGCAGACGCACGCGCTGCTGTCGGGCAGCCAGGCGGTCGACGCCGGCAGCGGCGGCTGCCCGCCCGTCGACCAGCGCGACGTCCCGCGCCCGCAGCAGGGCGGCTGCGACATCGGCGCCTTCGAGCTGACTCCCCCGGGCGCTCCGCCTCCACCTCCGCCTGCCACCGTCCAGACGGTGCCGGGCCCCGTCCAGGTCGTGACGGCCCCCGCCGCCGGGGACCCCCGTCCGCCCTTCGCCCCCGTCTCGCTCGCCGACGGCCTGCGCGACGTAGACACCGGCTCGGGGCGGGTGCTCACGCTGGAGCTCTCCTGCGCCGAGCAGCAGCTTCCGGCCTGCCTGTTCGAGCTGTCGGGGCGCACGGGCAGCATCCCCGTGGCCTCGGATCGCCGGGCGGGCAGCTCCCAGCGCCGGCCGCGCCGGCGTGCCGTCCAGCTGCCGTCGCGGGCGCTCGCCGTGCCCTCAGGCCAGTCGCGGCGGATCAGGGTCTCGCTGCCGCGGGCGGTCGCCCTCGAGTTGCGCCGGCGCGGCAGGGTCAGCCTGCGCCTGGTCATCGCCCAGGTCCGCCCGGACGGCTCCACCGCCACCACCCGCCGCTCGCTCGTGCTGCGAATGCCGGCCCGCAGCGCGCGGGTCTCGCGCACCGGCCGCGTGCGCGTGGAGGCGCTGTTCCCGGCCGGCGCCGCGCCGGGGGAGACGGCGACCGTCGAGCTTCGACGGGGCTCCGGACGTCTGGGAGCCGCACGAGTGCGCGCAACCCCGGGACGCATGAGGACCGTCACGGTCAGGCTGTCACGGAGCGCGCTCACCGCGCTGCGCAGGTCGCGCCGCGTCGTCGCCGAGGTGCACGTGACCTACCGCGACGCCGCCGGTCGCGCCCGCACCGACCGGCGAAGGCTGACCCTGCTCGCCCCGCGGTAG
- a CDS encoding glutathione S-transferase N-terminal domain-containing protein gives MPDVTRGRKDVNRLTGESYVPVLVLDDGEVIADSKSIVAWARDNPARGAG, from the coding sequence CTGCCCGACGTCACGAGGGGTCGCAAGGACGTCAACCGCCTGACCGGCGAGAGCTACGTTCCGGTGCTCGTCCTCGACGACGGCGAGGTCATCGCGGACTCGAAGAGCATCGTGGCCTGGGCGCGCGACAACCCGGCTCGCGGCGCGGGCTGA